One Paenibacillus sp. FSL W8-0186 genomic window carries:
- a CDS encoding HPr family phosphocarrier protein, translated as MIKHPVTVRLKTGLHARPAALFVQEANKYSSEIFVEKDDKKVNAKSIMGIMSLAISTGTEIYISADGADAEQAANALINLVSKEELENQ; from the coding sequence ATGATCAAACACCCGGTAACTGTTCGATTGAAAACGGGTCTACACGCTCGGCCGGCAGCGCTTTTCGTCCAGGAAGCGAATAAATACTCATCTGAAATATTTGTTGAGAAAGACGATAAAAAAGTAAATGCTAAAAGTATCATGGGTATTATGAGCCTTGCCATTAGCACCGGAACGGAAATCTACATCAGTGCGGATGGCGCAGACGCGGAGCAAGCCGCAAACGCTTTAATTAATCTGGTTAGCAAAGAGGAACTGGAGAACCAGTAA
- the whiA gene encoding DNA-binding protein WhiA, giving the protein MSFAAQTKKELTMVEADSCCEQAELSALIRMNGSVQVSNKKVVLDISTENAAIARRIYSLLKKHFQVHTELLVRKKMRLKKNNVYIVRIPAKVQEILKTLNIVSEGFIFTPGINPELTRKNCCKRAYLRGAFMAGGSVNNPEGSSYHLEIASMYEEHCKALVELANEFHLNARCIERKKGFIFYIKEGEKIIELLNIIGAHQALFKFEDVRIMRDMRNSVNRIVNCETANLNKTIGAAVRQIENIRLLEKEVGLENLPEKLREVAEVRLAHPDMNLKEVGELLKGKVSKSGVNHRLRKIDELAEKIRGGTGL; this is encoded by the coding sequence TTGTCGTTTGCGGCGCAAACCAAAAAGGAACTAACGATGGTCGAGGCTGATTCCTGCTGCGAGCAGGCCGAGCTGTCCGCGTTAATCCGGATGAATGGCTCGGTACAGGTTTCGAACAAGAAGGTTGTTCTGGACATCTCTACGGAAAACGCCGCGATAGCAAGGCGAATTTATTCCTTACTGAAGAAGCACTTTCAGGTTCATACGGAACTGCTTGTACGCAAGAAAATGCGGCTTAAGAAAAATAACGTCTATATCGTACGAATTCCGGCCAAGGTTCAGGAAATACTGAAGACGTTGAACATCGTGTCTGAAGGTTTTATTTTTACGCCGGGGATTAATCCAGAGTTGACCCGGAAAAACTGTTGTAAACGGGCTTACCTGCGCGGGGCGTTCATGGCGGGAGGCTCCGTCAATAACCCGGAGGGCTCATCGTATCATCTGGAGATCGCCTCCATGTATGAGGAGCACTGCAAGGCCCTGGTGGAGCTCGCTAATGAATTTCATCTGAATGCGCGATGCATCGAACGCAAGAAGGGCTTTATTTTCTACATCAAAGAGGGCGAGAAGATTATCGAGCTGCTGAACATTATCGGTGCCCACCAGGCGTTATTCAAATTCGAGGATGTGCGTATCATGCGCGATATGCGCAACTCGGTCAACCGGATCGTGAACTGCGAAACGGCGAACTTGAATAAAACGATCGGAGCGGCCGTCAGGCAGATCGAAAATATCAGGCTCTTGGAGAAAGAAGTGGGACTTGAGAACCTTCCGGAGAAGCTGCGCGAGGTTGCGGAAGTGCGTCTCGCTCATCCCGATATGAACCTCAAAGAGGTCGGGGAGCTGCTCAAAGGCAAGGTCAGCAAGTCAGGCGTTAACCACAGACTGCGGAAAATCGATGAGCTGGCGGAAAAAATTCGCGGGGGTACAGGCCTATAG
- the ade gene encoding adenine deaminase, translated as MSHNRTNKQYDVSHSLGQVAMGAEPADLVVTNGTLVNVYTGELIENTDVAIKHGRIAYVGHALHTIGASTQVIDAAGRYISPGLLDGHMHVESTMLSVTEFSKAALAKGTTAIFMDPHEIANVFGTEGVRLMHEEGRGLPLKVYTTFPSCVPSTTDLEDAGAELHVDDIAEGMTWDGVAGLGEVMNFPGVVHGEPKMTGEIKATMEAGKAVTGHFPSDDEQQLQAYIAAGVTSCHETVTREQGLAKLRLGMHLMIREGSAWHDVKEVIKVVTEDRVRTDNIMLVTDDVYPETLVEKGHLNHVVRRAIEEGVDPVTAIQMGTINTARYFKLDGDIGGIAPGKCADLLLIDDLRQMEPSSVITNGELVYDRGRLIAQFPSYVYPEKIRQSVHLARPLTAADFLLSSRSQGTSTKVHLIQAIENSARTAKATATLQVSGGIIQLDPKQDIVQLACIERHHGTGQISLAFAQGFQLRSGAVASTVAHDSHNLLVMGTNAEDMALAANELARLGGGMIAVENGQVLASVPMVIAGLMSDQPLETVTREVKQLAAAWQQLGCPLNAPFMTFSLIALPVIPEIRISNRGLVDVTEFKLIPVEIIE; from the coding sequence ATGAGCCATAACCGAACGAACAAACAATATGACGTCAGCCACAGCCTGGGCCAGGTTGCCATGGGGGCAGAGCCCGCCGATCTGGTCGTCACTAACGGTACGCTGGTGAACGTATACACCGGCGAACTGATCGAGAACACGGATGTAGCCATCAAGCATGGCCGCATTGCTTATGTAGGCCATGCCTTACATACAATAGGAGCTAGTACGCAGGTGATCGACGCCGCTGGCCGGTATATTTCACCAGGTCTGCTGGATGGACATATGCACGTTGAAAGTACGATGCTGTCTGTCACCGAATTCTCCAAAGCGGCGCTAGCCAAAGGAACCACTGCTATTTTTATGGATCCGCATGAAATCGCCAACGTATTCGGAACGGAAGGGGTCCGCCTCATGCATGAAGAAGGCCGCGGTTTGCCGCTGAAGGTATACACCACCTTCCCTTCCTGTGTTCCGTCTACGACGGATCTCGAGGATGCCGGCGCCGAGCTGCATGTCGACGACATCGCAGAGGGCATGACCTGGGACGGTGTTGCGGGCTTGGGCGAGGTGATGAACTTCCCCGGCGTCGTGCATGGCGAACCGAAAATGACCGGGGAAATCAAAGCCACCATGGAGGCCGGCAAAGCGGTCACCGGCCACTTCCCTAGCGACGACGAGCAGCAGCTTCAGGCCTACATTGCCGCGGGTGTGACCTCCTGTCACGAGACGGTTACAAGAGAGCAAGGCTTGGCTAAGCTAAGGCTCGGCATGCATCTGATGATCCGCGAGGGCTCCGCCTGGCATGACGTCAAGGAGGTTATCAAGGTCGTCACTGAAGATCGTGTAAGAACCGACAACATTATGCTTGTTACCGATGACGTCTACCCGGAGACGCTGGTTGAGAAGGGACATCTCAACCATGTTGTCCGCCGTGCTATAGAGGAAGGTGTTGACCCGGTTACCGCTATTCAGATGGGGACGATCAACACAGCTCGCTACTTCAAGCTCGATGGCGATATCGGCGGAATCGCCCCGGGCAAATGCGCCGATCTGCTGCTTATCGATGATTTGCGGCAAATGGAGCCTTCCAGCGTTATTACGAACGGCGAACTGGTCTATGATCGCGGCAGACTGATAGCTCAGTTTCCCAGCTATGTCTATCCGGAGAAAATACGGCAATCGGTTCATTTAGCCCGCCCGCTTACTGCAGCGGACTTCCTGCTGAGCAGCCGAAGCCAGGGAACAAGCACCAAGGTGCATCTCATCCAAGCAATCGAGAACAGCGCCCGCACGGCGAAGGCAACAGCGACGCTGCAGGTCTCCGGCGGCATTATCCAGCTTGACCCTAAGCAGGATATCGTACAGCTGGCGTGCATTGAGCGTCATCATGGCACCGGACAAATCTCTCTGGCCTTCGCCCAGGGCTTCCAATTGAGAAGCGGAGCGGTTGCTTCTACAGTGGCCCATGACAGCCACAACCTGCTCGTCATGGGAACGAATGCAGAGGATATGGCTCTCGCAGCCAATGAGCTAGCCCGACTTGGCGGTGGCATGATTGCGGTGGAGAACGGCCAAGTCCTCGCCTCGGTGCCTATGGTCATCGCCGGCTTGATGTCCGATCAGCCGCTGGAGACTGTAACCAGGGAAGTGAAGCAGCTTGCTGCGGCCTGGCAGCAGTTGGGCTGTCCATTGAATGCACCGTTCATGACCTTCTCGCTGATCGCCCTGCCGGTCATTCCGGAGATCCGCATTTCAAATCGCGGTCTGGTTGACGTCACCGAGTTCAAGCTTATTCCTGTAGAAATTATTGAATGA
- a CDS encoding spermidine/putrescine ABC transporter substrate-binding protein, with protein MKKMRWAGVLLASMLVISLLSGCGSSGKETLNIYSWADNFDADVLADFEKEYNVKIVYDVFANNEDLLAKIKTGGSGYDLIQPSDYMVDTMIKEGLLAPLNMENIPNFENIDPAFKDPVFDPGNKYSIVYMTGVTGIAYNKKYIKDEIDSWEDLWNPAYKGKVLLLDDNREVIGMALKKAGKSNSSTDEAEIGAAVDDLKQLLPSVLAFDTDNIKNKMIQEEGWIGTVWSGDASVIASDNPDVAYVVPKEGGTIWADNYAIPKDAKNKELAEKFINYMLEPEVSAKNYESIGYSDPNIKAKEFHSDEYNADTMINLSADELSRTEWLGDVGDKLQLYDRYWTELKSGRE; from the coding sequence TTGAAAAAAATGAGATGGGCCGGCGTACTGCTGGCGAGCATGTTAGTTATTTCCCTCTTGTCCGGATGCGGATCATCTGGCAAGGAAACGTTGAACATTTACAGCTGGGCGGATAACTTTGACGCCGACGTACTCGCTGATTTTGAAAAAGAATATAACGTAAAAATTGTATATGACGTGTTTGCCAACAACGAGGATCTGCTTGCGAAGATCAAAACGGGCGGCAGCGGTTACGACTTGATTCAGCCTTCCGACTATATGGTCGACACCATGATTAAAGAGGGGCTGCTGGCACCGTTGAACATGGAGAACATCCCGAACTTCGAGAACATCGATCCTGCGTTTAAGGATCCTGTGTTCGACCCGGGCAACAAGTATTCCATCGTTTATATGACCGGCGTGACGGGAATTGCATACAACAAGAAATACATCAAGGACGAGATCGACAGCTGGGAAGATCTGTGGAACCCGGCTTACAAAGGAAAGGTGCTGCTGCTGGACGATAACCGCGAAGTGATCGGGATGGCTCTGAAAAAAGCCGGCAAATCGAACAGCTCGACAGACGAAGCGGAAATCGGCGCTGCGGTGGACGACTTGAAGCAGCTGCTGCCAAGCGTGCTTGCTTTTGATACGGATAATATTAAGAATAAAATGATCCAGGAAGAGGGCTGGATCGGCACAGTCTGGTCGGGCGATGCTTCCGTGATTGCCAGTGACAATCCGGACGTAGCATATGTTGTGCCTAAAGAAGGCGGTACGATCTGGGCAGATAATTATGCGATTCCGAAGGATGCGAAGAACAAGGAGCTGGCAGAGAAGTTCATCAACTACATGCTGGAGCCTGAAGTAAGCGCGAAGAACTACGAGTCGATCGGCTATAGCGATCCGAATATCAAGGCGAAGGAGTTCCATAGCGACGAATATAATGCCGATACGATGATCAACCTTTCTGCGGATGAGCTGTCCCGCACAGAATGGCTTGGCGACGTTGGGGATAAGCTGCAGCTCTACGACCGTTACTGGACAGAGCTGAAGAGCGGACGGGAATAA
- a CDS encoding SIMPL domain-containing protein (The SIMPL domain is named for its presence in mouse protein SIMPL (signalling molecule that associates with mouse pelle-like kinase). Bacterial member BP26, from Brucella, was shown to assemble into a channel-like structure, while YggE from E. coli has been associated with resistance to oxidative stress.), with translation MKKWFKPIGAVVIASALVVGGTWIGGGLDMAQPVYADNEAQRNVINVTGSGEIMIKPDVAYISVGIETQAATAKEAQSQNAAQMAKVNALLKDTWKLDAKDMKTGQFSVQPNYSYSEKEGQKVKGYSAYHTLSITYRDLEKVGQLLDEITKAGANRIDNVRFSTENPDQYQEQVIEKAMANADMKAAAIAKAAKRQVGVVLSVTQASNDYAPYMNVSFAVAEKASMDQRTSIEPGEISVKTTLSVMYEMK, from the coding sequence ATGAAAAAATGGTTCAAGCCGATTGGCGCAGTTGTGATCGCAAGTGCATTAGTGGTTGGAGGAACTTGGATTGGCGGGGGACTGGATATGGCACAGCCTGTATACGCTGACAATGAGGCGCAGCGCAATGTCATCAACGTCACTGGCAGCGGTGAAATTATGATTAAGCCGGACGTAGCGTATATTTCCGTAGGGATAGAGACACAGGCGGCTACGGCGAAGGAGGCGCAGAGCCAAAATGCAGCCCAGATGGCCAAGGTGAACGCGCTGCTCAAGGATACGTGGAAGCTGGATGCAAAGGATATGAAGACAGGCCAGTTCTCCGTGCAGCCGAACTACAGTTATTCCGAGAAGGAAGGCCAGAAGGTCAAGGGCTATTCCGCTTACCATACACTGTCGATTACTTACCGCGATCTGGAGAAGGTAGGCCAGCTGCTGGACGAAATTACGAAGGCAGGGGCTAACCGCATTGACAATGTCCGCTTCTCCACCGAGAATCCCGATCAATATCAGGAGCAGGTGATCGAGAAGGCGATGGCTAATGCGGACATGAAAGCCGCCGCAATTGCCAAAGCCGCCAAACGCCAGGTCGGTGTTGTGCTGAGCGTCACTCAGGCCAGCAACGATTACGCGCCTTATATGAATGTGAGCTTCGCCGTAGCGGAGAAGGCATCCATGGATCAGAGAACCTCCATCGAGCCGGGAGAAATCAGTGTAAAGACAACACTCTCTGTGATGTACGAGATGAAATAA
- a CDS encoding ABC transporter ATP-binding protein, whose translation MIELSEVEKSFAGQVVVHPLSLTIQEGEFLTLLGPSGCGKTTILRMIAGFEHPTSGKIMLDGKDLTDLPPNRRDLNLVFQHYALFPHMTVEDNIAFGLKMKKIPSKEQRQRVEEAVTMTQLTPLIKRYPHQLSGGQQQRVAIARAIANKPKVLLLDEPLSALDLQLRKNLQSELKQLQRSLGITFVYVTHDQEEAMMLSDRIVIMNNGQVEQIGTPREIYAKPATLFSATFVGENNIFSSDGRLFAVRPEKLRASRQVEGSKRSGEVMDVLYLGSIHKLIVQLDNEPMTVSIIFDITDDRPWSIGDKVGVDWNAEDEVVIGP comes from the coding sequence ATGATTGAACTGTCCGAAGTTGAGAAAAGCTTTGCAGGACAAGTCGTTGTGCATCCGCTATCGCTCACCATACAAGAGGGGGAGTTCCTAACCCTGCTGGGCCCGAGCGGCTGCGGCAAGACGACGATTTTACGCATGATCGCCGGGTTCGAGCATCCGACAAGCGGCAAAATTATGCTGGACGGCAAGGACTTGACCGATCTGCCTCCGAACCGCCGGGATTTGAACCTGGTATTCCAGCACTATGCATTATTCCCGCATATGACGGTAGAGGATAATATCGCATTTGGACTGAAAATGAAGAAAATACCGTCCAAGGAGCAGCGCCAGCGGGTAGAGGAAGCGGTTACGATGACCCAGCTGACTCCGCTGATCAAGCGTTATCCGCATCAGCTGTCCGGCGGACAGCAGCAGCGCGTAGCGATCGCCCGGGCGATTGCGAACAAGCCGAAGGTCCTGCTGCTGGACGAGCCGCTGAGCGCCCTTGATTTGCAGCTTCGCAAGAATCTGCAATCCGAGCTGAAGCAATTGCAGCGCAGCTTGGGGATTACGTTTGTATACGTCACCCACGACCAGGAGGAAGCGATGATGCTGTCCGACCGGATCGTGATTATGAATAACGGACAAGTGGAACAAATCGGCACGCCGCGTGAAATTTATGCTAAGCCAGCCACCCTGTTCTCCGCCACCTTTGTAGGAGAGAATAACATTTTCTCCAGCGATGGGCGGCTATTTGCTGTGCGTCCGGAGAAATTACGGGCGAGCAGGCAGGTGGAAGGCTCGAAGCGCAGCGGAGAGGTCATGGATGTGCTCTACCTGGGCAGCATTCACAAGCTGATCGTTCAGTTGGATAACGAGCCGATGACGGTGTCCATCATATTTGATATTACGGATGATCGTCCTTGGAGCATCGGCGACAAGGTAGGAGTAGACTGGAATGCCGAGGACGAGGTGGTAATCGGGCCATGA
- a CDS encoding DUF3298 and DUF4163 domain-containing protein, translated as MMMWKNCRIGLGLLAAVLLSAGMLLEGNVGAEDGALGMGVQAKQTPFAGTTQATAAAEQGVKVETRTITKSLPGASIKAEYPHISGLKSKSVQRKLNSYFTARAEDFVKKSVKEAKQNQPSPSGNKYEFLANYTVTYNKNCILSLYEQTYAYTGGAHGNSYREGLTFRLKDGKRLTLDELLRANPNYRQIVDPAIAQQLQQTQGYFGNFKTIGPNPSYYVKDEGVVIFFPLYEYLPYVNGFPEFYFPFSQLLPSGTNPFDFTRHK; from the coding sequence ATGATGATGTGGAAGAACTGCCGGATTGGGTTAGGCCTGCTCGCGGCCGTGTTGTTATCGGCGGGAATGCTGCTTGAAGGCAACGTTGGCGCAGAGGATGGGGCTCTGGGAATGGGAGTTCAAGCCAAGCAGACACCATTCGCAGGGACAACCCAAGCAACAGCAGCTGCCGAACAAGGGGTTAAAGTCGAGACGCGAACAATAACGAAGTCCTTGCCAGGGGCATCGATTAAAGCGGAATATCCCCATATAAGCGGTTTGAAGAGCAAATCGGTCCAACGGAAGCTTAATTCGTACTTCACAGCCCGCGCGGAGGATTTCGTGAAGAAATCCGTTAAGGAAGCAAAGCAGAACCAGCCTTCCCCAAGCGGGAATAAGTATGAATTTCTGGCTAACTATACGGTCACCTATAACAAGAATTGCATTCTGAGCCTCTATGAGCAGACCTATGCTTACACCGGGGGAGCACATGGAAACAGCTACCGGGAAGGGCTGACCTTTCGGCTGAAGGACGGCAAGCGGCTAACGCTTGACGAGCTGCTGCGGGCGAATCCGAATTATCGCCAGATCGTCGATCCTGCCATAGCTCAGCAATTACAGCAGACGCAGGGCTATTTCGGCAATTTCAAGACGATTGGCCCGAATCCGTCGTATTACGTCAAGGACGAGGGTGTCGTCATCTTTTTCCCGTTGTATGAGTATTTGCCTTATGTGAACGGATTTCCGGAGTTCTATTTTCCTTTCTCGCAGCTGCTGCCTTCAGGTACGAATCCGTTTGATTTCACGAGACACAAATAA
- a CDS encoding DsbA family oxidoreductase has product MKVDIWSDFACPFCYIGKRKFEAALKQFPHGDQVQVGFRSFELAPDAEKKTGKDINTVLAEKYGMPYERAKQMNEQVTMQAAEVGLEYHMDNVIPTNTHDAHQLTQFAKQHGKGNELAERLFQAYFTEGLDLGDHPTLARLSAEVGLNEQEALRVLEESAFDSAVIDELQQGARLGITGVPFFVFNDKYAVSGAQPSGTFLEVLEQVWQEEQQQPLQVISGQAGGNSDTGPNSDPSCSDGSCSV; this is encoded by the coding sequence ATGAAAGTAGACATATGGTCAGACTTTGCTTGCCCATTCTGCTATATCGGCAAACGCAAATTCGAAGCAGCCCTGAAGCAATTCCCTCATGGCGACCAAGTCCAAGTTGGCTTCCGCAGCTTCGAGCTCGCGCCCGATGCCGAGAAGAAGACCGGCAAGGATATTAACACGGTGCTGGCCGAGAAATACGGCATGCCCTACGAACGAGCCAAACAAATGAATGAGCAAGTCACTATGCAAGCCGCTGAAGTCGGGCTGGAGTACCACATGGATAACGTCATCCCCACGAACACCCATGATGCCCATCAATTGACGCAGTTCGCCAAACAGCACGGCAAAGGAAACGAGCTGGCCGAACGGTTGTTCCAAGCTTATTTCACGGAAGGTCTTGATCTCGGCGACCATCCTACGCTTGCCCGGCTATCGGCCGAAGTAGGCCTCAACGAACAGGAGGCTCTTCGCGTTCTTGAGGAAAGCGCCTTCGATTCCGCAGTAATCGACGAACTCCAGCAGGGCGCTCGTCTTGGAATTACCGGTGTTCCTTTTTTTGTCTTCAACGATAAATACGCCGTATCCGGCGCGCAGCCAAGCGGAACATTCCTGGAAGTACTTGAGCAGGTGTGGCAGGAAGAACAGCAGCAGCCATTGCAAGTGATTTCTGGCCAGGCTGGCGGAAATTCGGACACTGGCCCGAATTCCGACCCCTCCTGCTCGGACGGCTCTTGCTCCGTTTAG
- a CDS encoding ABC transporter permease: MRKSSLSVLPVVLWLGVFMLIPMLIVVGMSFMGRDQVGGVVAGFSLDAYARFFDPLYLGIYWDTIVLSVMTTVICLLLSYPLAYYIANAGPRRQTWGLILVTIPFWINFLIRTYAWVLLLRTQGVVNNLLIDIGLIHEPLQLLYTRGAVLLGMVYTFIPFMVLPIYVALEQMDKKLLEAASDLGASPWKSFWHITVPQTRSGIMTGSVLVYVSTTGMFVVTDILGGAKSAMISNVIQAQFSGARDWPFGSALSIIFVITSLIMIALFNKAMTSRHLKVKEGR; the protein is encoded by the coding sequence ATGAGGAAATCGAGCCTGTCGGTACTGCCGGTGGTGTTATGGCTGGGCGTTTTTATGCTCATTCCGATGCTTATTGTTGTCGGCATGTCGTTTATGGGCCGTGACCAGGTTGGCGGCGTCGTAGCCGGCTTCAGCTTGGATGCTTATGCCCGCTTTTTCGATCCGCTGTATTTGGGGATATATTGGGATACGATCGTACTGTCCGTCATGACGACGGTGATCTGTCTGCTGCTGAGCTATCCGCTAGCTTATTATATTGCCAATGCTGGACCGAGAAGACAGACCTGGGGACTGATTCTGGTGACAATTCCGTTCTGGATCAACTTCCTGATTCGCACCTATGCCTGGGTTCTGCTGCTTCGCACGCAGGGCGTCGTCAACAATTTGCTGATCGATATCGGCCTGATTCACGAGCCGCTGCAGCTGCTGTATACGCGGGGAGCCGTTCTGCTTGGCATGGTCTATACGTTTATTCCCTTTATGGTGCTGCCGATCTATGTTGCGCTGGAACAAATGGACAAAAAGCTGCTGGAGGCGGCCAGCGACCTTGGCGCATCGCCATGGAAGTCGTTCTGGCACATTACGGTGCCGCAGACCAGATCCGGCATCATGACGGGTTCGGTGCTGGTCTATGTCTCTACCACGGGAATGTTCGTTGTAACGGACATTCTGGGCGGCGCGAAATCGGCGATGATCAGCAACGTCATTCAGGCGCAATTCTCGGGAGCGAGGGATTGGCCGTTCGGTTCGGCGCTGTCGATCATTTTTGTGATCACGTCGTTGATTATGATCGCCTTGTTTAACAAAGCGATGACTTCCAGGCACCTCAAAGTAAAGGAGGGGCGCTGA
- a CDS encoding ABC transporter permease: MKTKTHPLLGFHSLLMMVFIYVPIAFIIAYSFNSSRLAADWSGFTLDWYFSLFKNRRVIEALSNSLIVAAVSTVASTILGTMAALSMRKLNRKMRAGMGGLLYLPIIIPDIIMGLSLLVLFTQFHIPMGKLTIILAHITFSMSYVYVVVSTRLADMGKQLEEAANDLGADAWQTFRYVTFPQIMPGIVAGALIAFTLSLDDFMVSFFVSGPSSTTLPIYIYGQVKRGISPEINALCTILIIVSVTLILLAQYALNRGKGQKKKSLLPF; encoded by the coding sequence ATGAAGACGAAGACGCATCCATTGCTCGGCTTTCATTCGCTGCTGATGATGGTGTTTATTTATGTGCCGATCGCTTTTATAATTGCATATTCCTTTAATAGCTCGCGTCTAGCTGCCGACTGGAGCGGCTTCACGCTGGACTGGTATTTCTCTTTGTTTAAAAACCGCCGGGTCATCGAGGCGCTGAGCAACAGCTTAATCGTTGCTGCGGTATCCACCGTAGCATCTACCATTCTAGGGACGATGGCTGCGCTGTCGATGAGAAAGTTGAACCGCAAGATGCGGGCCGGGATGGGCGGTCTGCTCTACCTGCCGATCATCATTCCGGATATTATTATGGGATTATCCTTACTTGTCCTGTTCACCCAGTTCCATATTCCGATGGGCAAGCTGACGATTATTCTAGCCCATATTACGTTTAGCATGTCCTATGTTTACGTCGTGGTCAGCACGAGGCTGGCGGACATGGGGAAGCAGCTGGAGGAAGCAGCGAACGACCTGGGGGCGGATGCGTGGCAGACGTTCCGTTATGTCACATTTCCGCAAATCATGCCTGGTATCGTGGCTGGTGCGCTTATCGCCTTTACGTTGTCCTTGGATGATTTTATGGTGAGCTTCTTCGTCAGCGGGCCTAGCTCGACGACGCTGCCGATCTATATTTACGGGCAAGTAAAACGGGGTATTTCCCCGGAAATTAATGCGTTGTGTACCATTCTGATCATCGTCAGCGTCACATTGATTTTACTGGCGCAATATGCGTTGAATCGGGGCAAAGGGCAAAAGAAAAAATCCCTCCTCCCATTCTAA
- the clpP gene encoding ATP-dependent Clp endopeptidase proteolytic subunit ClpP, with protein MSYIPMVVEQSNRGERAYDIYSRLLKDRIIFLGSGVNDVVANSIIAQMLFLDAEDPGKDIHLYINSPGGSITAGMAIYDTMQFIKSDVSTICVGLAASMGAFLLNAGAKGKRYALPNSEIMIHQPLGGAEGQATDIEIRARRILKMRDKLNHILAERTGQPLERIEKDTDRDYFMSAAEAMEYGIVDKVIEKVTPAGV; from the coding sequence GTGAGTTATATTCCAATGGTCGTTGAACAAAGCAACCGCGGAGAACGCGCATACGACATTTATTCCAGACTGCTGAAAGACCGTATTATCTTCCTTGGTAGCGGAGTGAATGACGTCGTTGCCAACTCCATCATCGCGCAAATGCTATTCCTGGATGCAGAAGACCCAGGCAAAGATATTCATTTGTACATTAATAGCCCTGGCGGCTCAATTACCGCAGGGATGGCGATTTATGATACGATGCAATTTATTAAATCAGACGTATCGACGATTTGTGTCGGACTGGCTGCTTCTATGGGCGCTTTCCTGCTGAACGCAGGCGCGAAAGGCAAGCGTTATGCGCTGCCTAACAGCGAGATCATGATCCATCAGCCGCTAGGCGGTGCGGAAGGACAAGCGACGGACATCGAAATCCGGGCTCGCCGCATCCTGAAAATGCGTGATAAACTGAATCATATTCTTGCGGAGCGTACTGGACAGCCGCTGGAGCGGATTGAGAAGGATACGGACCGCGATTACTTTATGAGCGCTGCCGAAGCAATGGAATATGGCATTGTGGACAAAGTGATTGAGAAAGTCACTCCTGCTGGAGTGTAA